Genomic window (Nitrospinaceae bacterium):
CAAGTATACGATTACGTCCAGCCAAAGCGGCAACCAACATGAGCAAGGTTGATCGCGGAAGGTGGAAGTTGGTCAGAAGCCCATCAATCACTCGAAAAGTGTGGCCGGGACGAATGAACAGACGCGTTTCCCCGGCCATCGCCCGGAGTGGTGAGGTGTTCTCTGCCGCCGTTTCGAGCACCCTGACAACTGTTGTGCCTACAGCGATAACTCTGCCGCCATTTTTTTTAGTCTCCTCGATTCGCTTCACCGTCTCCTCGGGAAGTATGTATGATTCTGAATCCATTTCATGGTTTTCAATGTTATCGGTTTTCACGGGACGAAAAGTTCCGGGGCCGACATGAAGCGTAACGAAAGCCATGCCGATGCCTTCAACCTTTAGCGCCTCGATGAGCCGCTCGCCAAAGTGGAGCCCGGCCGTGGGTGCAGCGATGGCGCCGGGGGCGCGGGCGAAGAGGGTTTGGTAGCGCTCACGGTCAAGCGGCTCCGCCCGTCGGTTTAAATAAGGGGGAATCGGAAGCTCGCCTTCGCGCTCTATCCAGTCGGCCAAGGTGTCAGGATCTGAAAATTTGATCGTCCGCTCTATGCCCGGGGGGCCTAGCGTCGCTTCACGGCCGCCTTCGAGAAGTATCCGCTCGCCCCCGGGAAGAGAACGATTGGCCGAGACCATGGCTCGGTAAATGCCCTCTCCCTCCTTCCGCACAAGCAGCATCTCAACCTTGCCGCCCGGGGTCCCTCCCACCGAGGCGCGGCGGCCAAAGAGCCGCCAGGGAACGACACGCGTATCGTTGAGCACCAACAAATCGCCAGCGCGAAGCTCGCTAGGCAAATCGCTGATTCCCAGGTGGCGCAGGGGCCCGCCCGCAAGGGGCAGGGCAAGCAGGCGCGAATCCTCTCGTCGCTCTGCCGGGTACCTGGCGATGGCATCGGGGGGCAAGTTGTAGTCGAAATCTTTGAGGTTCATAGGCTGAATTATTTTTTCAAGTATAGATTTTGGATACTTGCTCAGGCGTTCCGTATGAGCCGCGCACGCCGCTTGGCGGCAAGTGAGGGAGACTCCTCGATAAGTTCGCCGCTCGTCCCATCCTCACCCGGGGCGTCCTCGCTGGGCGCGGGATCTCTGTGCAGTGTTTTCCAAGCGATCTGGCGCATCACACCGCGCATCATGCGCACCTCGCGGAGGCTCGGTTTAATCCGGTCAATGAGCTGGCGAAAAGAGCGGGCAACACGCTCGGGGTTGTGGTGGGGAACAAAACCGATCAACTCAAGGGTGGCGACCAAATGATCAACCATGCCCTCAATTAAATCGCGGGGGGCGAGCCTGTCGCTTTCGTGGGAGATGCTGGCGCTCTCGGGGTGCTCGGTGGCGGCCTGTTTTTCGGAAAACAGCTCCCAGAAGATTAGGAGCGCTGCCTGCGAGAGATTGAGCGACTCAGACTCTGAGAGAGTGGGGATCATCAGGCGCTCCTGGCACAGGTCAACCTCGTCCGTCCTGAGGCCCTTATCCTCGCGCCCGAATACGAGGGCGACCCTTTCCCCCTTTGCTCGTTCCAAGAGTGCCGCAGCACCCTCTCTCGGAGTCATGGTGGGTCTTCTGTTGCGCCCGAGACGCCGGGACGTGGCCACCGCCCATTCACAGTCATCCAGTGCCTCTCGCAGGGTTGCGAAGTGCTCGGCACGGGCAAGAAGAGGCTGGGCGCTCATGGCCATCGAGCGCGCCTCGACGCTCTTTGGGTCGCAGTGTGGGGAGACGAGGCGGAGGGTGGAGAGGCCGAAGTGGCTCATTGCCCGAGCAATGGCCCCCACGTTTCCGCCGCCCTTGGGTTGAACGAGAACTACTACGAATTTGTCTAGTTTTTCATATGACGGTTTGCGTTTCATTGGGCGAGCCTATCACGGCGTCCGGGAGCCCGGCCACCATTGGACAGGGGCTGAGGCTTGTTAGTTTCAACATTTCGGATGTCGGCGAAGATTGTGGTTTGTACTGGTTGGGTGGTGAGGTGAAAGTCTTACTTTTTCCAGGTTTTCTCGGTTAGTTCACGCTGTACAAGTAGGAACTCGGTTTCAAGACGCGAAAGAGTGTCGCTCAGATTATGAAGAGAGGATGTAGAGCCTAACTTCTCAAGCTCAAAACAAATTTCTTTCATCTTCATCGCGCCTATTACGGTACAACTTCCCTTCAGGGCGTGGGCACTGTGTTTAAGCTCATCGGCGTTACCCTCATTAATAGCGTTCTTTATAGACTCCAAGCGCAAGGGCGAGTCTGTGAGGAATATAGCTGTTAATTCATCGATGACATTATGTGCGCCATCGGCCTCTAGTTTGAGAAGCTCGGCGATTACCTTGGGGGCAATTGAGGGCTCCTCGCCGGGAATTTGAGGGCTTGCGTTCTCGTCAGCGTCGTCGTCTTTGTCTTTCGATAGTACCGCCTCGATTTTCGACTTCAATACGTCGATCGTCACTGGTTTGGAAATGTAGTCGTTCATTCCAATTTTCAGGCACTTATCTCGATCTCCTTTGAGCGCGAACGCGGTCATGGCAATGATGGATATATGGTGCAGGCTGCCAACCTCTGATTCTCTGATAATTCTTGTTGCCTCAAATCCGTCCATTTCCGGCATCTGGCAATCCATCAAAATGATGTCGTATTTTTCCCTTTTCAGGGCCTCGATGGCCTCGATGCCATTGTTCACCACGTCGGCCTGATAGCCGATGTGCTCAAGCATATATGTCGCTACCAGTTGGTTTGAAGGATTATCCTCGGCGACGAGTACGCGTCCCTGAATCGGACGGCTTTCCTGCTCAGATCCAGAAAAACTTTCATTGAATGTCTTGGGCGAGCTGAGCATCCAATCCTCCAGAATTGGAACAGCTGTAGTAGTCATGGTTCGCCGAATATTCTGAAAATAAAACATACTGAAAAAAAGATCAATACTTTATTGAGGGAACTTTAACCTATTTATCGGTAAATTCCACAACTACTTGAAAACTATAACTTGAAGATAATAGCAATATCTTAGAACCAGAATGGGATAATGTTGCTTAAATAATTTGTCCAATGGGGAGTGGCTAAATCTTATTTTGTTTCAATTACTTGAGCCAATTATTTGCAGTTTTTTGGATTGTAAGAATTTGATTTGCTTTGTTTGAAGAATTTCAGTTTTCGGGGGATGTTCCTATTTATTAAAGAGCAATGATCTTTTTTGAATAGGTATTGTTATCGTTTGGCGAGGATTTTTCTGGCGAGGCAGGACAGAAAGGCTCTAAGGATGGGGAGTCCAATGGAAATAGGCGGATCCTGCGCAACGGCATCACGGGCGGCAATAATTCTGTCGCGGTCATGCCCCCAAGACCAATTGTGTTTGATATCCTCGCTTGCTCGCTTCCCCATTTCGATTCGCTTTCGGGGATTTTGAACAAGGTCCATCAAGGCGGACTCGAAATCATCGCTTGAATCTATTTCGCACAAAATTCCATTGTTACCAGAGATTATAATTTCGGGGACAAAACCAACCGGTGTGGAAATGACAGCACATCCTGCGGCCATGGCTTCGATGACGGGCAAGGGGCCACCTTCTAAGCGAGATGTGCAAAGGTAAATATCAATTGTCTTAAAAAAATCCAGAACCTCTTTTCTGTTTTCCGGAGTGACCAGGCTGGCGGAGACGCCGCTGCTCTTTAGTTTTTCAAATAAAGGGGTGCCGCCTTCACCGCACAGTTGAAGTTTGATGGCCGCCAGGCGGGATACTTTTGTGACAATGGATTCAAGGAGGTCCAGGCCTTTGCGATGCTGGCTGACGAGGGCCATGTTGCCGCTGAATCCTATAACGGCGGTGGGGATTTGTGATGGCTCTCCATTTTCGAATTCGGGACGAGTGGCTATCGTGGGAGTGGGAACACCAGGGCGCCAGACGTGCTCGACTTTAATGCCGACAGAGCGAGCGGCCTGTGCGGTCTTCTCCGACATGGCGACGAATCTTCGGAATCCCATGGCGATGAGCCGCTTAATGAAGCCCACATGGCTGTCTTCGATATGGGCCAAGGTTACGAGGCAGCGCCTCCCTATTCCCAACCAGCAATATCCCATCGCGATATATTGGCCCAGAAAATGTACGACCTTGGCTTGGCGGGAAAGACGCCAGGCGCGATAGGGGTTAGTTGAAATTTCATGCTCGGAAACAATGGCCGACTCGCAACCGTCCGCGAGCGACTCTGCCATTTCACTCGCCATTGTTCCGAGGGCCCAGTCTTTGCGGTCCACGATGAAAAGGACGAGTTCTCGATTTTTATTACGCATAATTTTTTTCAGTTAATTCGAATTGCTGCCAGTGGGCGATTTATCCAATGAAAAAGCCGCCCAATGACTATCGGCAGTCCGCTATCGAACAATATCTCTTGTCTAACGAAAACTACCTTTTTTTAGGATAAAATGGAATTTCACATCTGAATTATTGGGTACAGCAGGTGGTTCATCTGCTTCTCATGATTCGTTTCGTCCATTTAAAATATTGATTATAAAAGCAATGTTCGTGTTCAATGTCTTAGTTTTGAGTGATTTATGATTGAATGGGTTCTTTTAGGTTGACAAAACATGACAAAAAGAAATAAATAAGACTCGTCCATCGATTATGAGGAGGAATCAAATATGCTTTATTCTAGACCTTGTGAATATGCTCTTAGAGCTTTGACGCATATTAGTTTAAATCTTGACATGGAATTGATTCGGGCACAGGAGATCGCTGAGGCGGAAAATCTTCCTGCCCCGTTTTTGGCAAAGCTCCTTCAGCAACTGGCCCGTTCGGGTGTACTTGTTTCGGTCAAAGGCCCCAAGGGTGGGTT
Coding sequences:
- a CDS encoding RNA methyltransferase, with translation MKRKPSYEKLDKFVVVLVQPKGGGNVGAIARAMSHFGLSTLRLVSPHCDPKSVEARSMAMSAQPLLARAEHFATLREALDDCEWAVATSRRLGRNRRPTMTPREGAAALLERAKGERVALVFGREDKGLRTDEVDLCQERLMIPTLSESESLNLSQAALLIFWELFSEKQAATEHPESASISHESDRLAPRDLIEGMVDHLVATLELIGFVPHHNPERVARSFRQLIDRIKPSLREVRMMRGVMRQIAWKTLHRDPAPSEDAPGEDGTSGELIEESPSLAAKRRARLIRNA
- the queA gene encoding tRNA preQ1(34) S-adenosylmethionine ribosyltransferase-isomerase QueA, whose translation is MNLKDFDYNLPPDAIARYPAERREDSRLLALPLAGGPLRHLGISDLPSELRAGDLLVLNDTRVVPWRLFGRRASVGGTPGGKVEMLLVRKEGEGIYRAMVSANRSLPGGERILLEGGREATLGPPGIERTIKFSDPDTLADWIEREGELPIPPYLNRRAEPLDRERYQTLFARAPGAIAAPTAGLHFGERLIEALKVEGIGMAFVTLHVGPGTFRPVKTDNIENHEMDSESYILPEETVKRIEETKKNGGRVIAVGTTVVRVLETAAENTSPLRAMAGETRLFIRPGHTFRVIDGLLTNFHLPRSTLLMLVAALAGRNRILEAYEEACDKNYRFYSYGDAMLLI
- a CDS encoding glycosyltransferase family 4 protein; the encoded protein is MRNKNRELVLFIVDRKDWALGTMASEMAESLADGCESAIVSEHEISTNPYRAWRLSRQAKVVHFLGQYIAMGYCWLGIGRRCLVTLAHIEDSHVGFIKRLIAMGFRRFVAMSEKTAQAARSVGIKVEHVWRPGVPTPTIATRPEFENGEPSQIPTAVIGFSGNMALVSQHRKGLDLLESIVTKVSRLAAIKLQLCGEGGTPLFEKLKSSGVSASLVTPENRKEVLDFFKTIDIYLCTSRLEGGPLPVIEAMAAGCAVISTPVGFVPEIIISGNNGILCEIDSSDDFESALMDLVQNPRKRIEMGKRASEDIKHNWSWGHDRDRIIAARDAVAQDPPISIGLPILRAFLSCLARKILAKR
- a CDS encoding response regulator — protein: MLSSPKTFNESFSGSEQESRPIQGRVLVAEDNPSNQLVATYMLEHIGYQADVVNNGIEAIEALKREKYDIILMDCQMPEMDGFEATRIIRESEVGSLHHISIIAMTAFALKGDRDKCLKIGMNDYISKPVTIDVLKSKIEAVLSKDKDDDADENASPQIPGEEPSIAPKVIAELLKLEADGAHNVIDELTAIFLTDSPLRLESIKNAINEGNADELKHSAHALKGSCTVIGAMKMKEICFELEKLGSTSSLHNLSDTLSRLETEFLLVQRELTEKTWKK